Proteins found in one Clostridium kluyveri DSM 555 genomic segment:
- a CDS encoding YmfQ family protein, translating to MESPRGQQMIKYISPDSQSSAIEQSIYEAIGSEFDNTDSIIDEILKQFFPQTATWGLTWWEKRLGLLTNLSEDIEKRRKKVIVKLQTRWPMTPLNMAKIISTYTNASVHITENVAPYTFQVDLLSSSGFPEDLVELYKTVKRIKPSHQSVKYKMTSVTNMNIYYAAASISGETITVYPWTPREIESRGKINVATAVANNTETITVYPKEG from the coding sequence ATGGAGTCTCCTAGAGGACAGCAGATGATTAAATATATATCGCCTGATTCACAATCAAGTGCTATAGAACAATCTATATATGAAGCCATAGGAAGTGAATTTGACAATACAGACAGTATTATAGATGAAATACTAAAGCAATTTTTTCCCCAGACTGCTACATGGGGACTTACATGGTGGGAAAAAAGATTAGGGCTTCTAACGAATTTAAGCGAAGATATAGAAAAAAGAAGAAAGAAGGTAATTGTAAAGCTTCAGACTAGATGGCCCATGACACCTTTAAATATGGCTAAAATAATCAGTACTTACACAAATGCAAGTGTTCATATAACAGAAAATGTGGCTCCATATACATTTCAGGTTGATTTGCTTAGTAGTAGTGGTTTCCCTGAAGATTTAGTGGAGTTATATAAAACTGTTAAGAGGATAAAACCGTCCCATCAATCTGTCAAATATAAGATGACATCTGTAACAAACATGAATATTTATTATGCTGCAGCTTCTATATCTGGTGAAACAATAACAGTATATCCATGGACACCAAGAGAAATAGAATCCAGGGGGAAAATTAATGTTGCAACAGCAGTAGCAAACAATACTGAAACAATAACCGTATATCCAAAGGAGGGATAA
- a CDS encoding phage tail protein gives MAESFYTILTNVGKAKIANATALGTKVNFTTLKVGDSNGTYYNPTEAQEDLVHTVWQGNINSITTDLDNPNWIFIIVPIPSNVGGFTIREVGIFDDEGYMLAVGKYPETYKPQAADGSTKEITIRTILEVSNSASVTLKIDPTVTFATQEDIQELRNQIQNISFPVTKVNEKTGNVVLKASDIKTDDGTTLEEVNSNFKSHEADNETEFSNLNARINNLNTNDIQVRNEIMDVKLKLKEQTAIDFVNKTGVGFYDTFADNSNIAPETTASYDSENKRVNFPSVEPYTVKATSDYNGVALINVDKVVGVGDKIDNTNVITNVSSVNNSVTYDRATPVSVVNSGYTTSATARPQVLSNGWIVTCEFDSTGGNLYFKVSKDNGASFQALCSVLSISTTTYFAMCSYGTNIYVIFTNSTNVFKVIFDVTTVTNASQNINSIDSQTSIGAGCSIAVSSTGTLTAAWCSKNSNYSNTNNIRSAKSIDGGITWTKQDGTSGVDQVTVRGATTLGYVNPYVQYDKNNSPIIFSSYDCSAYKILAQIYNGSSWSEKTAYTAESTSYTQAHPTATLQKYGTNAGRIWVVWHGLDNTDTSVFNIYLSYSDDNGISWSSKQKLTSGNSYEQAYPSITSDINGYVYILWHGVNSAVSTSYKQIKQIIWNGSSWSSLISVTSVTTNQCLYPSTCDNYNNFTNPITIWQDSQNTRVAFYGKWTIGTITYDITLTDPVTVSENEELLIYPIEKMLKMKDEAFDTFNDLDLSLYVDKINKATIKGAVDNSTTVITGATDKTLTAGDKLLMDGVLNEVLNATGNFITNTVTDATVVNQAYDTSGNGGRKLVRLSNGWLVASCLCSTSQIKFYIDKRDGNGFIPSCTIYAGAAISSWAIQSKGNIIYGIHCTTSSKGSVCTFNFDATTIGTTTIDTSLTAYSIDSTQTDTEGGCSLVVDSTGNYLHAAWSSKNSTYPNSFNIRYCKGTINSDGSVTWGSVRQVTSINASDYNITTPTIILRQDNNPGIISSYVSSSANYIRFDYYDGTEWHTGEIQIYSGGAYAQSNPCAIFVPQSINGLANGRIWVSWVSGDSSDNNAIGVSYSDDNGATWSSRTKLSGSIFYAPTIAFNTDNEGFILCYNNDSNIYRTTWDASTGWSGVVSIISGGGKQYPSAIGEIFNFTIPLFIYKDGQTGQIGVKFRGRWTVGEGYTLTMQTPTTLTDGQQVPIADFEVKQEDVDLELDNIDTEKFIFKGSNLNTDNASIKILGKDNKLNAIAYAIA, from the coding sequence TTGGCAGAGAGTTTTTATACAATACTTACCAATGTGGGAAAAGCTAAGATAGCTAATGCCACAGCATTAGGAACAAAGGTGAATTTTACTACTTTAAAAGTAGGAGATAGCAACGGTACTTATTATAACCCTACAGAAGCACAAGAGGATCTTGTCCATACTGTATGGCAGGGGAATATAAATTCTATAACTACAGATCTGGATAATCCCAATTGGATATTTATTATTGTACCAATTCCATCTAATGTAGGGGGGTTTACAATACGTGAGGTTGGCATATTTGATGATGAAGGGTATATGCTTGCTGTGGGTAAATATCCTGAAACATATAAACCACAGGCAGCAGATGGAAGTACTAAGGAAATAACGATAAGAACGATACTTGAGGTCTCTAATTCTGCAAGTGTTACCCTAAAAATAGACCCAACGGTAACCTTTGCTACACAAGAGGATATACAGGAATTGAGAAATCAGATACAAAATATATCTTTCCCAGTAACTAAAGTAAACGAAAAAACCGGCAATGTAGTATTGAAAGCTTCTGATATAAAAACAGATGATGGCACCACTTTGGAAGAAGTTAATAGTAATTTTAAGTCGCATGAGGCAGATAATGAGACAGAATTTAGTAATTTAAATGCTAGAATAAATAATTTAAATACCAACGATATACAAGTAAGAAATGAAATAATGGATGTAAAGTTAAAACTTAAAGAACAAACAGCAATAGACTTTGTGAACAAAACAGGTGTAGGTTTTTATGATACATTTGCAGATAATTCTAATATAGCTCCAGAGACTACAGCTTCCTATGATTCTGAAAATAAAAGAGTTAACTTTCCTAGCGTCGAACCTTACACAGTGAAAGCTACATCTGATTATAACGGTGTAGCTTTAATTAATGTAGATAAAGTTGTGGGAGTAGGAGATAAAATTGATAATACAAATGTAATAACTAATGTAAGTAGTGTAAATAATTCAGTTACTTATGATAGGGCAACTCCTGTAAGTGTAGTTAATAGTGGTTATACTACAAGTGCTACAGCTAGACCACAAGTGCTTAGTAATGGGTGGATCGTAACTTGTGAATTTGATAGTACAGGCGGAAATCTTTATTTTAAAGTCTCTAAAGATAACGGTGCATCTTTTCAAGCATTATGTAGCGTATTATCAATAAGTACAACTACTTATTTTGCAATGTGTAGTTATGGTACTAACATTTATGTTATATTCACAAATTCAACTAATGTATTTAAAGTTATATTTGATGTTACAACAGTTACAAATGCCAGTCAAAATATAAATTCAATTGACTCGCAAACATCTATAGGTGCAGGTTGTTCAATAGCAGTATCTTCTACAGGGACTCTGACAGCAGCATGGTGTTCTAAAAATTCCAATTATTCAAATACTAATAATATTAGAAGTGCGAAATCAATAGATGGAGGAATTACGTGGACTAAACAAGATGGAACCAGCGGAGTTGATCAAGTAACTGTTAGGGGTGCAACAACTCTTGGATATGTTAATCCATATGTACAATATGATAAAAATAATTCCCCAATAATATTTAGTTCATATGATTGTAGTGCATATAAAATATTAGCACAAATATATAATGGTTCTTCATGGAGTGAAAAAACGGCATATACAGCAGAGTCTACTTCTTATACCCAAGCACATCCAACAGCAACTTTACAAAAATATGGTACAAATGCAGGACGTATTTGGGTAGTGTGGCATGGGTTAGATAATACAGATACGTCGGTATTTAATATTTATTTATCTTATTCAGACGATAATGGAATATCATGGAGTTCGAAACAAAAGTTAACATCAGGAAATTCGTATGAACAAGCATATCCTTCTATAACAAGTGATATAAATGGGTATGTATATATATTATGGCATGGTGTAAATAGTGCAGTTAGTACTTCATATAAACAAATTAAACAAATTATATGGAACGGTTCTTCTTGGAGTTCCCTAATTAGTGTAACGTCGGTTACAACAAATCAATGCTTATATCCTTCAACTTGTGATAATTATAATAATTTCACTAATCCAATTACTATATGGCAAGATAGTCAAAATACAAGAGTTGCTTTTTATGGAAAGTGGACAATAGGAACAATAACATATGATATAACCTTAACTGACCCTGTTACTGTTTCAGAAAATGAAGAATTACTTATATACCCCATAGAAAAAATGTTGAAAATGAAAGATGAAGCATTTGATACTTTCAATGATTTAGACTTGAGTTTATATGTAGATAAAATAAATAAGGCAACGATAAAAGGAGCTGTAGACAATAGTACCACAGTAATTACAGGTGCTACAGATAAAACATTGACAGCAGGGGATAAGTTGCTTATGGATGGGGTGCTTAATGAAGTACTAAATGCTACTGGAAATTTTATAACTAATACAGTTACAGATGCCACAGTGGTAAATCAAGCTTATGACACGAGTGGAAACGGTGGGAGGAAGCTTGTTAGACTAAGTAATGGGTGGTTGGTTGCTAGTTGTTTATGTAGTACTAGTCAAATTAAATTTTATATTGACAAGAGAGACGGCAATGGATTTATACCCTCCTGTACTATATACGCCGGTGCAGCTATATCAAGTTGGGCTATACAATCTAAGGGTAATATAATTTATGGAATACATTGTACAACATCAAGCAAAGGATCAGTTTGTACATTTAATTTTGATGCTACTACAATAGGTACGACAACTATCGATACATCATTAACTGCTTATAGTATAGATTCAACACAAACAGATACAGAAGGAGGTTGTTCATTAGTAGTAGATTCAACAGGAAATTATCTTCATGCAGCGTGGAGTTCCAAAAATTCTACTTACCCAAATTCGTTCAATATTAGATATTGTAAAGGAACCATAAATTCAGATGGAAGTGTGACTTGGGGAAGCGTAAGACAGGTAACTTCTATAAATGCAAGTGACTATAATATAACTACCCCTACAATAATATTAAGACAGGATAATAATCCCGGTATAATTTCTAGTTATGTAAGTTCATCGGCAAATTATATAAGATTTGATTATTATGATGGTACTGAGTGGCATACAGGAGAGATTCAAATATATTCGGGGGGTGCTTATGCTCAATCTAACCCATGTGCAATATTCGTTCCGCAGAGTATAAATGGACTAGCAAATGGTCGTATTTGGGTTAGTTGGGTAAGTGGCGATTCTTCTGATAATAATGCAATAGGAGTGTCCTATTCAGATGATAATGGGGCAACATGGAGTTCTAGAACAAAATTAAGTGGAAGTATTTTTTATGCTCCAACTATAGCTTTCAATACTGATAATGAAGGATTTATACTTTGTTATAATAATGATTCCAATATTTACCGAACTACTTGGGACGCTTCCACAGGATGGAGTGGAGTAGTGTCTATAATATCTGGAGGTGGGAAACAGTACCCCAGTGCAATCGGTGAAATATTTAATTTTACAATTCCTTTATTTATATATAAAGATGGTCAAACGGGGCAAATAGGAGTTAAATTCAGGGGTAGATGGACAGTGGGCGAGGGGTATACCCTAACAATGCAAACTCCCACAACACTTACAGACGGACAACAAGTTCCTATTGCAGATTTCGAAGTTAAACAAGAAGATGTTGATTTAGAATTAGATAACATAGACACTGAAAAATTCATATTCAAAGGTTCCAATCTAAATACAGATAATGCGAGTATAAAAATTTTAGGAAAAGATAATAAATTAAATGCCATTGCATATGCGATAGCATAA
- a CDS encoding XkdW family protein: MGRYVNVTVVNKIQKEKEDGNTLQSLGQQLAQEKLKNIQKDVVIDGLGQQVANLKLQVIQLQGGTN, translated from the coding sequence ATGGGTAGATATGTAAATGTTACAGTTGTAAATAAAATACAAAAGGAGAAAGAAGATGGTAATACTTTACAAAGCTTAGGACAGCAATTAGCACAGGAAAAATTAAAAAATATACAGAAGGATGTAGTTATTGATGGTCTAGGGCAGCAGGTAGCTAATTTGAAATTGCAAGTTATTCAATTACAAGGAGGTACAAATTAA
- a CDS encoding helix-turn-helix transcriptional regulator gives MQNKIEELRKRIGLNQEKLAKALKVSRQTISSIETGKYNPSLELAFAISDYFGKSIEEIFIHERRAKNEKK, from the coding sequence ATGCAAAATAAGATTGAAGAGCTTAGAAAGCGCATAGGACTTAATCAAGAGAAACTAGCGAAAGCTCTTAAAGTTTCAAGGCAAACAATTAGTTCAATAGAAACAGGCAAGTATAATCCCTCATTAGAATTAGCATTTGCTATTTCAGATTATTTTGGAAAATCAATTGAGGAAATTTTTATTCATGAAAGGAGAGCGAAAAATGAAAAAAAGTAA
- a CDS encoding hemolysin XhlA family protein gives MSECYDGKLCEEKHEQIKEKLGTHDKRLDNHSDRLDELERNETENRTEIRNLIKKMDDFISTIKWGLGIFVTVSIFVMGILLKK, from the coding sequence ATGAGTGAATGCTATGACGGGAAATTGTGTGAAGAGAAGCATGAACAAATAAAAGAAAAACTAGGAACGCATGATAAGAGGTTAGATAACCACTCTGATAGATTGGATGAGCTTGAACGAAACGAGACTGAGAATAGAACGGAAATTAGGAACTTAATAAAAAAGATGGATGATTTCATATCAACAATCAAATGGGGACTTGGTATATTTGTCACAGTCTCTATTTTTGTTATGGGAATTTTATTAAAAAAATAA